The following are from one region of the Equus przewalskii isolate Varuska chromosome 21, EquPr2, whole genome shotgun sequence genome:
- the ANKRD60 gene encoding ankyrin repeat domain-containing protein 60, whose amino-acid sequence MVSHIELLKRKRLCPLPSFKTVPQGGCASRSRAARRPQRGLGRRRGRGAGAVVTRGRRGAGRMRRAAADAAGGGGARAAGSAGGAPRRDPAAGRRGRRAASSAGPQPLPAQPSGRPRGGSRGGDPQAVSLALDLTPDVFTMRVLLEETGEVFRVTNCRSDMTVRELKEELDLMVGIPFNLQRLQYLDQGVLMDDATLKFHDVVPGGIISLCVWHYDGWTELVMAAVEGDPSKLSCLGLAEDSFYQTANSRRFNDKQWKKWTSQRAFVALYITSHRGHLDAVQYLLEHGANCLSKSPVGRTPLHVAAAMGRSDCIDVLLNYGAHINDKDAKGETPMTIARRLNRVHSERRMFLCYWKTKSGTTDTMDMIMNKVFPRVKAGFGSKKNKT is encoded by the exons ATGGTGTCTCACATAGAGCTCCTCAAAAG GAAGCGCCTGTGCCCTTTGCCCTCATTTAAGACCGTCCCCCAGGGGGGCTGCGCCTCCCGTAGCCGCGCGGCCCGTCGGCCCCAGCGGGGGCTCGGCCGTCgccgggggcgcggggcgggggcggtggTGACGCGCGGCCGGCGCGGGGCCGGGAGGatgcggcgggcggcggcggacgcggcgggcggcggcggagCGCGGGCGGCGGGGTCGGCGGGGGGCGCCCCTCGCCGCGACCCCGCTGCAGGCCGGCGAGGCAGGCGGGCGGCGAGCTCGGCGGGCCCGCAGCCCCTCCCCGCGCAGCCCTCGGGCCGCCCCCGCGGCGGGAGCCGTGGCGGGGACCCGCAGGCCGTGAGCCTGGCGCTCGACTTGACCCCAGACGTCTTCACCATGAGGGTGCTGCTGGAGGAGACCGGGGAGGTGTTCCGAGTGACCAACTGCCGCAGCGACATGACCGTGCGGGAGCTCAAAGAGGAGCTGGACCTGATGGTCGGCATCCCTTTCAACCTCCAGCGGCTCCAGTACCTGGACCAAG GAGTTTTGATGGATGACGCGACGCTGAAGTTCCATGATGTGGTTCCTGGTGGAATTATTTCATTATGTGTCTGGCATTATGATGGATGGACCGAGCTGGTCATGGCGGCTGTGGAAGGGGATCCCAGTAAG CTCTCTTGCCTTGGCCTTGCTGAAGATTCTTTCTACCAAACTGCAAATTCACGGCGTTTCAACGACAAGCAGTGGAAGAAATGGACATCTCAGAGGGCGTTCGTGGCCTTGTATATTACCTCACACAGAGGTCACTTGGATGCTGTGCAGTACCTTCTAGAACACG GAGCCAACTGTCTCAGCAAATCCCCCGTAGGCAGGACACCCCTACACGTGGCTGCAGCCATGGGCCGGTCTGACTGTATTGACGTCCTGCTCAACTATGGGGCCCACATCAACGACAAAGATGCCAAGGGGGAGACCCCCATGACCATCGCCCGCCGCCTGAACCGTGTGCACAGCGAGCGACGGATGTTCCTCTGCTACTGGAAGACAAAGTCAGGGACCACGGACACGATGGACATGATCATGAACAAGGTTTTCCCGAGAGTCAAGGCTGGATTTGGCTCCAAGAAGAACAAAACTTAG